In the Loxodonta africana isolate mLoxAfr1 chromosome 1, mLoxAfr1.hap2, whole genome shotgun sequence genome, one interval contains:
- the KLHL31 gene encoding kelch-like protein 31, with product MAPKKKTIKKNKGDINEMTIIVEDSPLNKLNALNGLLEGGNGLSCISSELTDASYGPNLLEGLSKMRQESFLCDLVIGTKTKSFDVHKSVMASCSEYFYNILKKDPSTQRVDLNDIAPLGLATVIAYAYTGKLTLSLYTIGSIISAAVYLQIHTLVKMCSDFLIREMSVENCMYIANIAETYSLKNAKGAAQRFIRDNFLEFAESDQFMKLTFEQINELLIDDDLQLPSEIVAFQIAMKWLEFDQKRVKYAADLLSNIRFGTISAQDLVNYVQSVPRMMQDADCHKLLVDAMNYHLLPYHQNTLQSRRTRIRGGCRVLVTVGGRPGLTEKSLSRDILYRDPENGWSKLTEMPAKSFNQCVAVMDGFLYVAGGEDQNDARNQAKHAVSNFCRYDPRFNTWIHLASMNQKRTHFSLSVFNGLLYAVGGRNSEGSLVSLECYVPSTNQWQPKAPLEVARCCHASAVTDGRVLVTGGYISNAYSRSVCAYDPASDAWQELPALSTPRGWHCAVTLGDRVYVMGGGQLGPRGERVDVLTVECYSPVTGQWSYAAPLQVGVSTAGASALHGRAYLVGGWNEGEKKYKKCIQCFQPELNEWTEEDELPEATVGVSCCTLSMPNSVTRESRASSVSSVPVSI from the exons ATGGCACCCAAAAAGAAGACtatcaaaaagaacaaaggagatATCAATGAGATGACTATAATTGTAGAAGATAGTCCCCTAAACAAACTAAATGCTTTGAATGGGCTCCTAGAAGGAGGCAATGGCCTTAGTTGCATTTCTTCTGAATTAACAGATGCTTCTTATGGCCCCAATCTCTTGGAAGGTTTAAGTAAAATGCGACAGGAGAGCTTCCTTTGTGACTTAGTCATTGGcaccaaaaccaaatcctttgaTGTTCACAAGTCAGTGATGGCTTCATGCAGTGAGTACTTTTACAACATCCTGAAAAAAGACCCATCTACTCAAAGGGTAGATCTCAATGATATCGCACCGCTGGGCCTGGCCACGGTCATTGCATATGCCTACACCGGAAAGCTGACTCTCTCCTTATATACAATAGGAAGCATTATTTCTGCTGCTGTTTACCTTCAGATCCATACTCTTGTAAAGATGTGCAGTGATTTTCTGATACGGGAGATGAGTGTTGAGAATTGCATGTACATTGCTAACATTGCTGAAACATATTCCCTGAAAAACGCAAAAGGAGCAGCCCAAAGATTTATCAGGGATAACTTCCTTGAATTTGCAGAATCAGATCAGTTTATGAAACTTACATTTGAGCAAATTAATGAACTTCTTATAGATGATGACTTACAGTTGCCTTCTGAAATAGTAGCATTCCAGATTGCAATGAAATGGTTAGAATTTGACCAAAAGAGAGTGAAATATGCTGCAGATCTTCTGAGCAATATTCGCTTTGGTACCATCTCTGCTCAAGACCTGGTCAATTATGTTCAGTCTGTACCAAGAATGATGCAAGATGCAGATTGTCACAAACTTCTTGTAGATGCTATGAACTACCACTTACTTCCATATCATCAAAACACATTGCAGTCTAGACGCACGAGAATCCGCGGTGGCTGCCGAGTCCTAGTCACTGTTGGGGGACGCCCAGGCCTTACTGAGAAGTCCCTCAGTAGAGACATCTTGTATAGAGACCCTGAAAATGGATGGAGCAAGCTTACAGAAATGCCAGCTAAGAGCTTTAATCAGTGTGTGGCTGTGATGGATGGATTTCTTTACGTGGCTGGTGGTGAAGACCAGAATGATGCAAGAAATCAAGCCAAGCATGCAGTCAGCAATTTCTGCAG ATACGACCCCCGCTTCAACACCTGGATACATCTGGCCAGCATGAACCAGAAGCGCACGCACTTCAGCCTGAGCGTGTTCAACGGGCTCCTCTACGCAGTGGGCGGCCGCAACTCGGAAGGCAGCCTGGTCTCGCTGGAGTGCTACGTGCCCTCCACCAATCAGTGGCAGCCGAAGGCGCCCCTGGAGGTGGCACGCTGCTGCCACGCCAGCGCGGTCACCGACGGCCGCGTGCTGGTGACTGGTGGCTACATCAGCAACGCGTACTCGCGCTCAGTGTGCGCGTACGACCCGGCCAGCGATGCGTGGCAGGAGCTGCCGGCCCTAAGCACGCCCCGGGGCTGGCACTGCGCCGTCACGCTGGGCGACAGGGTATATGTGATGGGGGGTGGTCAGCTGGGGCCGCGTGGGGAGCGCGTGGATGTGCTGACTGTGGAGTGCTACAGCCCAGTGACCGGCCAGTGGAGCTACGCTGCGCCGCTGCAGGTGGGCGTGAGCACAGCCGGAGCCTCAGCGCTGCACGGCCGCGCCTACCTGGTGGGGGGCTGGAACGAGGGCGAAAAGAAGTACAAGAAGTGCATTCAGTGCTTCCAACCTGAGCTCAACGAGTGGACGGAGGAGGACGAGCTGCCCGAGGCCACCGTGGGTGTGTCCTGCTGTACCCTCTCCATGCCCAATAGTGTGACCCGGGAATCCCGGGCCAGCTCAGTGTCTTCTGTACCAGTCAGTATCTGA